One window from the genome of Indicator indicator isolate 239-I01 chromosome 6, UM_Iind_1.1, whole genome shotgun sequence encodes:
- the ALG2 gene encoding alpha-1,3/1,6-mannosyltransferase ALG2, translating into MEAEKEVAGEGPSVLFLHPDLGLGGAERLVVDAALALQARGCRVQIWTAHYDTARCFAETRGLSVQQAGGWLPRSLWGRGHALCAALRMVFVALYVLLLSGQQVDAFVCDQVSACIPVLRLARTRKKVLFYCHFPDQLLTKRESLLKRIYRLPLDWLEEYTTGMADCIVVNSKFTASVFKDTFKSLSHINPDVLYPSLNISSFETIVPEDVADLIPKKKKFLFLSINRYERKKNLALALEALHELRGRLDSHEWSEVHLVMAGGYDKRVLENVEHYEELRRLAAKLGVDDHVTFLRSFSDEQKVSLFNNSVCVLYTPSNEHFGIVPLEAMYMRCPVIAVNSGGPLESILHNVTGFLCDPVPTQFSEAMEKIVRDPLLKDTMGASGRARVMEKFSSEAFTEQLYQYICRLTQ; encoded by the exons atggaggCGGAGAAGGAGGTGGCGGGAGAGGGCCCGTCTGTGCTGTTCCTTCACCCGGACCTGGGGCTAGGCGGGGCGGAGCGGCTGGTGGTGGACGCGGCGCTGGCGCTGCAGGCGCGGGGCTGCCGGGTGCAGATCTGGACAGCGCACTACGACACGGCGCGGTGCTTCGCGGAGACGCGAGGGCTGTCGGTGCAGCAAGCCGGCGGGTGGCTGCCGCGTAGCCTGTGGGGCCGCGGGCACGCCCTGTGCGCCGCCCTGCGCATGGTCTTCGTGGCACTGTACGTCCTGCTGCTCAGCGGCCAGCAGGTCGATGCCTTCGTCTGTGACCAG GTGTCCGCTTGCATTCCTGTACTTAGACTGGCCAGGACTCGTAAGAAAGTTTTGTTTTACTGTCACTTCCCTGATCAGCTTCTGACCAAGAGAGAATCTCTCCTGAAACGCATCTACAGACTACCCCTTGACTGGCTGGAAGAGTACACGACTGGCATGGCAGACTGTATTGTTGTGAACAGCAAGTTCACCGCCAGTGTGTTCAAGGACACGTTTAAGTCCTTATCTCACATAAACCCAGATGTCCTCTACCCATCACTCAACATCAGTAGCTTTGAAACGATAGTTCCTGAAGATGTAGCTGACCTGATAccgaaaaagaaaaagttcttgTTCCTTTCCATTAATCGGtatgagagaaaaaagaatctgGCGTTGGCTCTTGAAGCTTTGCATGAGCTTCGAGGAAGACTTGATTCACATGAGTGGAGTGAAGTTCACCTAGTTATGGCAGGTGGTTATGATAAACGAGTTCTGGAGAATGTGGAGCACTATGAAGAGCTGAGAAGACTTGCAGCCAAGCTTGGTGTTGATGACCACGTCACTTTTCTGAGATCATTCTCAGATGAACAGAAAGTCTCTCTTTTTAATAATTCTGTATGTGTGCTTTATACACCAAGCAATGAACATTTTGGTATTGTTCCTCTGGAGGCAATGTATATGAGGTGTCCAGTTATAGCAGTTAATTCAGGTGGTCCTTTAGAATCAATCTTGCATAATGTTACAGGTTTTTTGTGTGATCCTGTGCCAACACAATTCTCAGAGGCCATGGAAAAAATTGTGAGAGATCCTCTCTTAAAGGACACAATGGGAGCATCTGGGAGAGCCAGAGTTATGGAAAAATTTTCCTCAGAAGCCTTCACAGAACAGCTGTACCAATACATATGCAGATTAACACAATAA